The Chryseobacterium sp. 52 genome includes a region encoding these proteins:
- a CDS encoding TolC family protein, with product MNMIFNACRYQCIALCLLLSGSFLHSQMIDYQNLSLQQALETGLKNNKNIRISHLKQEMSVTREKDLAMEKLPDIEFHTSYNQVTNLFQHQNGFFNKATKYDVINGMYDFTLAASIPVYMGGKIKNTEKKASIDTEISSLRTHLDERQLKMEIITAFLQIHHLKEQQSLINDKMKEDSVNIKQVKALKANGVVTVNEVLRTSLQLSNHTMSQTELDNDIQIAEHKLKTILSLPENQEMHADTEDLISDRATIPYIEELTETALAKNESVEMTHKNLSLKELDQKITKANYLPKITAGGEYFIKYPNMMFFPPEPYAYRLGMLGVNLTYPIENLYKNKYKMQEARENIDLAKLQIEENEENVRHQVYEAYKKFEETNQKVKIAEEAIGQAKENYRIVKTKYANKLSLITELIDADNAYLEAESNLISVKINRQLKYYQLQYTIGNL from the coding sequence ATGAATATGATATTTAACGCATGCAGATATCAATGTATCGCGTTGTGCTTACTGCTGTCAGGCAGTTTTTTACACTCACAAATGATCGATTACCAGAATCTCAGTCTCCAGCAGGCCCTTGAGACTGGTTTAAAAAACAACAAAAACATCCGGATCAGCCATCTAAAACAGGAAATGTCTGTCACCAGAGAAAAAGATCTCGCAATGGAGAAGCTACCGGACATTGAATTTCATACCAGTTACAATCAGGTGACCAATCTTTTCCAGCATCAGAATGGCTTTTTCAATAAGGCCACCAAGTATGATGTCATCAATGGAATGTACGATTTTACGTTGGCTGCATCAATACCGGTGTATATGGGCGGAAAAATAAAAAACACAGAGAAAAAGGCTTCTATTGACACCGAGATCTCAAGTTTAAGAACCCATCTGGATGAACGACAGCTTAAAATGGAAATTATCACTGCCTTTCTTCAGATTCATCATTTAAAAGAACAGCAGAGTCTCATCAATGATAAAATGAAGGAGGATTCTGTAAATATCAAACAGGTAAAAGCTTTAAAAGCGAACGGGGTTGTCACTGTCAATGAGGTTCTGAGAACCTCTTTACAGCTTTCAAACCATACGATGAGCCAGACGGAACTGGACAATGATATTCAGATCGCGGAACATAAGCTTAAAACCATTCTTTCGCTTCCGGAAAACCAGGAAATGCATGCAGATACGGAAGATCTTATCTCTGACAGAGCGACAATTCCTTATATCGAGGAATTAACAGAAACAGCTTTAGCCAAGAATGAATCTGTGGAGATGACACACAAAAATCTTTCGTTAAAGGAACTGGATCAGAAGATCACAAAAGCGAATTATTTACCCAAAATTACAGCTGGCGGAGAATATTTTATAAAGTATCCCAATATGATGTTCTTCCCTCCCGAGCCTTATGCATACCGACTGGGAATGTTGGGGGTTAACCTTACCTATCCTATCGAAAACCTGTATAAAAACAAGTATAAAATGCAGGAGGCCAGAGAAAATATTGATCTGGCAAAACTTCAGATCGAGGAAAATGAGGAAAATGTAAGACATCAGGTGTATGAGGCTTATAAAAAGTTTGAAGAAACCAATCAGAAGGTAAAGATTGCGGAGGAAGCCATTGGCCAGGCTAAAGAAAACTACCGTATTGTAAAGACAAAATATGCAAACAAATTAAGTCTTATCACTGAACTCATCGATGCCGACAATGCTTATCTGGAGGCGGAATCCAATCTTATCTCTGTGAAAATTAACCGACAATTAAAATATTATCAACTCCAGTACACGATTGGAAACTTATAA
- a CDS encoding helix-turn-helix domain-containing protein, with protein sequence MLQSYALNLRTRFVKTEKDLLIYANLKFSSYLYWMNDSHFKAVEDDDAEFYVYNVLTGNVTTDVHHHSSAQLVYAEGGIVHVFTDQKHWYLPARCFMWIPAGTPHYIFSTSPKVDLYNFYFKKEENENGFFDEINIYSVSHLLREMILYTRDWDGKITKNDGAKYFFLKALKGILPEKRDKKLAFPVQHPFPKDETLLKIAKYIHANLEKPLTIESTAKEFGMSTRTLSRKFKEILGMNYVRFLRALRITRSLELMLEGKYNMYEIAMMVGYNSLSSFSNIFKKVIGVPPTEYQQKLKGN encoded by the coding sequence ATGCTGCAAAGTTACGCTCTGAACCTACGGACCCGATTTGTGAAAACAGAAAAAGATTTGCTCATTTACGCCAATTTGAAATTTTCTTCTTACCTTTATTGGATGAACGACAGCCATTTTAAAGCGGTAGAAGATGATGATGCAGAATTTTATGTCTATAATGTGCTGACAGGCAATGTGACCACAGATGTCCATCATCACAGTTCCGCCCAGTTGGTGTATGCAGAAGGCGGAATAGTGCATGTTTTTACGGATCAGAAACATTGGTATCTTCCGGCAAGATGCTTCATGTGGATTCCCGCAGGAACGCCGCATTATATTTTTTCTACGAGTCCGAAAGTAGATCTCTACAATTTTTACTTTAAAAAAGAAGAGAATGAAAATGGCTTTTTTGATGAAATTAATATTTATTCAGTCAGTCATCTCCTCAGAGAAATGATTTTATATACCAGAGACTGGGATGGGAAAATCACAAAAAATGATGGGGCTAAATATTTTTTCCTCAAAGCGTTAAAAGGGATTCTTCCGGAAAAAAGAGATAAGAAACTGGCTTTTCCTGTTCAGCATCCTTTTCCAAAAGATGAAACCCTGCTGAAGATTGCAAAATACATCCATGCCAATCTTGAAAAACCTCTTACCATAGAATCTACGGCAAAAGAATTCGGCATGAGTACCAGAACCCTTTCCCGGAAGTTTAAAGAGATTTTAGGGATGAATTACGTCCGTTTTCTACGTGCTTTAAGAATCACCCGATCCCTGGAACTGATGTTGGAAGGAAAATACAATATGTATGAGATTGCAATGATGGTGGGGTATAATAGCCTGTCCTCATTCAGTAATATCTTTAAAAAGGTCATCGGTGTACCGCCTACGGAATATCAGCAGAAACTGAAAGGGAATTAA
- a CDS encoding S-adenosyl-l-methionine hydroxide adenosyltransferase family protein: protein MSIITLTSDFGNLDYRVAAVKGKILSLNPKVNIIDITHDIQAFNLIQTSYIVRNAYKYFPKGSIHILSVDSFYNRSRKNILYKADGSYFLAADNGLLSLLFFDIKPEAMYEITLNSRFDDVVNFTSTDVFVPAAVHLANGGLPEVIGRKIDTAKQLLFPKPVFNESEKMIIGEVTYIDNFGNIISNISKDFFESTGKGNEGFTIKFRNLTLSRVFSGHTEVVSDWDRETEFHGQSAAIFNDSQLLELTIYKGSKKNGAKSLFGLNVGENIYVEFV, encoded by the coding sequence ATGTCAATTATTACCCTTACTTCGGATTTCGGAAACTTAGATTACAGAGTCGCAGCTGTGAAAGGCAAGATTCTGTCTCTAAACCCCAAGGTTAATATTATTGATATAACCCACGATATCCAGGCATTCAACCTTATACAGACATCGTATATCGTTCGGAATGCATATAAATATTTTCCTAAAGGCAGTATTCATATCCTTTCTGTAGACAGTTTTTATAACAGATCAAGGAAAAATATCCTCTATAAAGCAGATGGCTCTTATTTCCTGGCTGCGGACAACGGACTTTTAAGTCTTCTGTTTTTCGACATCAAGCCGGAAGCAATGTATGAGATCACCTTAAACAGCCGCTTTGATGATGTGGTGAATTTCACGTCCACCGATGTTTTTGTTCCTGCTGCTGTGCATCTCGCCAATGGTGGACTTCCTGAAGTGATCGGAAGGAAAATAGATACCGCCAAACAGCTTCTGTTCCCCAAACCGGTCTTCAATGAATCTGAAAAGATGATTATTGGAGAAGTAACCTATATTGATAATTTCGGAAATATAATCTCAAATATCAGTAAAGACTTTTTTGAAAGTACCGGTAAAGGAAATGAAGGTTTCACTATAAAATTCAGGAATTTAACACTTTCAAGGGTCTTTTCAGGCCACACGGAAGTGGTTTCCGACTGGGACAGGGAAACAGAATTCCACGGGCAGTCGGCAGCGATCTTCAATGACAGTCAGCTTTTGGAGCTCACCATCTATAAAGGGAGCAAAAAAAACGGGGCAAAAAGCCTGTTTGGACTTAATGTAGGCGAGAATATTTATGTTGAATTCGTCTAA
- a CDS encoding dihydrolipoamide acetyltransferase family protein: protein MAEYKLLLPSMGEGVMEATIITWLFNEGDNVKEDDSVVEIATDKVDSDVPTPVSGKIVKILKQKDEVAKVGEAIAILEIEGEGGTTASEEVTTETPAAAPDTETLKTIEEPLQAASNVEFSGDLYLSPLVKSIAQQENISESELKTIKGSGLEGRITKEDILAYVSNRGNQPVQQAAAAQQTAPAAPKAPASAPVATVPVAAGDEIIPMDRMRKIIAENMVKAKHIAPHVTSFIETDVTNVVKWRNKHKDIFEKREGEKLTFMPIFVKAIVKAIQDFPMINVSISGENIIKKKNINIGMATALPDGNLIVPVIKNADQLSLSGLAKAINDLAYRARNKKLRPEDTQGATYTISNVGSFGNLMGTPIIPQPQVAILAIGAIVKKPAVLETKDGDVIAIRQLMFMSHSYDHRVVDGSLGGMMLKHVHDYLQNWDLNTEI from the coding sequence ATGGCAGAATACAAATTATTGCTTCCTTCCATGGGAGAAGGTGTTATGGAAGCGACAATTATCACTTGGTTATTCAATGAAGGTGATAATGTAAAAGAGGATGATTCCGTAGTTGAAATTGCAACAGATAAGGTAGATTCAGACGTTCCGACACCAGTTTCGGGGAAAATTGTAAAAATCCTGAAACAGAAGGACGAAGTTGCTAAAGTTGGTGAAGCCATTGCTATTTTAGAAATTGAAGGAGAAGGCGGAACTACAGCTTCAGAGGAGGTGACCACAGAAACTCCTGCAGCCGCTCCGGATACTGAAACCTTAAAAACAATTGAAGAGCCGTTACAAGCTGCTTCAAATGTAGAATTCTCAGGAGACCTTTACCTGTCGCCACTTGTAAAATCAATTGCACAACAGGAAAACATCTCTGAATCTGAACTGAAAACCATTAAAGGAAGCGGTTTAGAAGGAAGAATTACAAAAGAAGATATATTAGCATACGTTTCCAACAGAGGAAACCAACCCGTTCAGCAAGCAGCTGCGGCACAACAGACTGCTCCAGCAGCACCAAAAGCTCCGGCTTCAGCTCCGGTTGCTACAGTTCCTGTGGCAGCGGGCGATGAAATCATTCCGATGGACAGAATGAGAAAGATCATTGCTGAAAACATGGTAAAAGCAAAACATATTGCTCCGCACGTTACTTCTTTCATCGAAACAGACGTTACCAACGTGGTAAAATGGAGAAACAAGCACAAAGATATTTTTGAGAAACGTGAAGGCGAAAAACTGACTTTCATGCCTATTTTCGTAAAGGCTATTGTAAAGGCAATTCAGGACTTCCCAATGATCAATGTTTCTATCAGTGGTGAAAACATCATCAAAAAGAAAAATATCAACATTGGTATGGCAACTGCTTTACCGGACGGAAACCTTATCGTTCCTGTTATTAAAAATGCTGACCAGTTATCTCTTTCAGGTTTGGCAAAAGCCATCAACGATTTAGCGTACAGAGCAAGAAACAAGAAATTAAGACCTGAAGATACTCAGGGTGCTACTTATACTATTTCTAACGTAGGAAGTTTCGGAAACCTTATGGGTACTCCTATTATTCCTCAGCCTCAGGTCGCTATTTTAGCAATCGGTGCTATCGTTAAAAAACCTGCAGTTCTTGAAACTAAAGACGGTGATGTGATTGCTATCCGTCAGCTGATGTTCATGTCTCACTCGTATGACCACAGAGTGGTAGACGGATCTTTAGGAGGAATGATGCTTAAACATGTTCATGACTATCTTCAGAACTGGGATCTGAACACAGAAATATAA
- the rplI gene encoding 50S ribosomal protein L9, which yields MDIILKKDVENLGLEFDTVSVKPGYARNFLLPQGIALLATPKNRAALEATLEARKEEEAKLIAAANAVVDQLKKTSITIPAKVGSGDKLFGSINNSDLSAALAKAGVSVEKKYIKIPGNTIKRTGKVTANVRLHRNVEYNFEFDVVSDAPVEAPKPAAPKAKVVVEETPSEEA from the coding sequence ATGGATATCATCCTAAAAAAAGACGTAGAAAACTTAGGACTTGAGTTTGATACAGTAAGCGTAAAGCCTGGTTATGCTAGAAACTTCTTACTTCCTCAGGGAATTGCACTTTTAGCTACACCTAAAAACAGAGCAGCTCTTGAAGCTACTTTAGAAGCTAGAAAAGAAGAAGAAGCTAAATTAATCGCTGCTGCTAACGCTGTAGTAGATCAATTAAAGAAAACTTCTATCACTATCCCTGCAAAAGTAGGTTCTGGTGACAAGTTATTCGGATCTATCAACAATTCAGATCTTTCTGCTGCTCTTGCTAAAGCTGGAGTTTCTGTAGAGAAGAAATACATCAAAATTCCAGGGAACACTATTAAGAGAACTGGTAAAGTAACTGCAAACGTAAGACTACACAGAAATGTTGAGTACAACTTCGAATTTGATGTTGTATCTGATGCTCCGGTAGAAGCTCCTAAACCAGCTGCTCCTAAAGCTAAAGTTGTAGTAGAAGAAACTCCTTCTGAAGAAGCTTAA
- a CDS encoding PhoH family protein has product MFELTYDLEDVDVKTFYGVNNQYFNLLKSSFPTLKITGRDHSIFAIGNQEALDILRQKLDDIIKFISKNNSIVLKDVENILNIKDENEKHLIFDQDIIVKGVNGKVIKAKTTNLKKLVKETEKKDMVFAIGPAGTGKTYTSVALAARALRDKEVKRIVLTRPAVEAGESLGFLPGDLKEKLDPYLQPLYDALRDMIPHEKLEGFMEKKVIEVAPLAFMRGRTLDDAFVILDEAQNTTHAQMKMFLTRMGMNAKFIITGDPTQIDLPPKQQSGLKEAMRILKDVKEIGFVHLTEEDVVRHPVVRKIILAYNDEDKRLKD; this is encoded by the coding sequence ATGTTCGAATTAACATATGATTTGGAAGATGTCGATGTAAAGACCTTCTATGGCGTTAATAACCAATATTTCAACCTATTAAAATCAAGCTTTCCTACGCTTAAGATCACGGGAAGAGATCATTCTATCTTCGCAATCGGGAATCAGGAGGCTTTAGACATACTCAGACAAAAGCTGGATGATATTATAAAATTTATTTCCAAAAACAATTCTATCGTCCTGAAAGACGTTGAAAACATCCTGAATATTAAAGATGAAAATGAAAAACATTTGATTTTTGATCAGGATATCATTGTAAAGGGAGTAAACGGGAAGGTGATTAAAGCCAAAACCACGAACCTTAAAAAACTGGTAAAAGAAACAGAGAAAAAGGACATGGTGTTTGCTATTGGTCCTGCCGGAACGGGGAAAACCTATACCAGTGTAGCTTTGGCTGCAAGAGCTTTGAGAGATAAAGAAGTAAAAAGAATTGTCCTGACGAGACCTGCGGTAGAAGCAGGGGAGAGTCTTGGGTTTTTGCCTGGAGATCTTAAAGAGAAGCTGGACCCGTATTTACAGCCTTTGTATGATGCCCTGAGAGATATGATTCCTCACGAAAAATTGGAAGGTTTTATGGAGAAAAAGGTGATTGAGGTTGCTCCGCTTGCTTTTATGAGAGGACGTACGCTTGATGATGCTTTTGTGATTCTTGACGAGGCGCAGAATACCACCCATGCCCAGATGAAAATGTTTCTGACAAGAATGGGAATGAATGCGAAGTTCATCATTACCGGAGATCCAACCCAGATTGATTTACCTCCAAAACAACAATCGGGATTAAAGGAGGCTATGAGAATTCTGAAAGACGTTAAAGAAATCGGTTTTGTACATCTTACAGAAGAAGATGTTGTAAGACATCCTGTAGTGAGAAAAATTATTCTTGCATACAATGATGAAGACAAAAGGCTGAAAGATTAA
- a CDS encoding outer membrane beta-barrel protein, protein MKKLVLAGAVALFGLSNAQIAKGTTYVSGQIGYSQKENNNDDSKVESFKVLPTVGYFVGTNLAVGLGVGYKNDKTTETTKNSLIVSEDKNIESAFVVAPFVRKYWTIADKLYIFGQLEVPMEFGQVKEEGTSTTTVGGATTTASTSTKSNFTSIGVNIKPGLDYFLNKNWSIEATFGEFGYNTSKFDVDGAKSVNNYKFGLNLSAVTFGVKYVFAK, encoded by the coding sequence ATGAAAAAATTAGTATTAGCTGGTGCTGTTGCACTTTTCGGTTTATCTAATGCACAGATTGCAAAAGGAACAACTTATGTATCAGGACAGATAGGTTATTCTCAAAAAGAAAACAATAATGACGATTCTAAAGTTGAAAGCTTCAAAGTTCTTCCAACTGTAGGATACTTCGTAGGGACTAACTTAGCAGTAGGTTTAGGTGTTGGTTATAAAAATGACAAAACTACTGAAACTACAAAAAATTCTTTAATCGTTTCTGAAGATAAAAATATAGAATCTGCATTTGTTGTAGCTCCTTTCGTAAGAAAATACTGGACTATTGCTGACAAATTATATATCTTCGGTCAATTAGAGGTTCCAATGGAATTTGGTCAGGTTAAAGAAGAAGGTACTTCAACTACAACTGTTGGTGGTGCTACTACTACTGCATCTACTTCTACTAAATCTAACTTCACTTCAATCGGAGTTAACATTAAGCCAGGTTTAGATTATTTCTTAAACAAAAACTGGAGCATTGAAGCTACTTTCGGTGAATTCGGATACAACACTTCTAAATTTGATGTTGATGGTGCTAAAAGCGTAAACAACTACAAATTCGGATTGAATTTATCAGCTGTAACTTTCGGAGTTAAATATGTATTTGCTAAGTAA
- a CDS encoding porin family protein produces MKKLLLIAAAAVLGANLSAQELRFGPKAGYSLSTLKYKNNGGSESTDPLHTFYIGGMVEYKISDKFGLQGEVLYSQLGGKVSKNVEDEDDEIFSLQNKMTFGTLLVPVSAKYFITEGLSVSAGASFGYILTAKSKTVTDLGLGGIIPGLELGGDDERDIKDQTNTFNIAPFLGAEYMLENGLFFDARYNMGISNLAKNSVNGEKTTNSFLQVGVGFKFGGN; encoded by the coding sequence ATGAAAAAACTTTTACTTATTGCAGCAGCGGCTGTATTAGGCGCAAATCTAAGCGCACAGGAATTAAGATTCGGCCCTAAAGCGGGTTATTCTTTATCTACACTTAAATACAAAAACAACGGAGGATCAGAAAGTACAGATCCATTACACACTTTCTATATAGGAGGGATGGTTGAATATAAAATCAGTGATAAATTTGGTTTGCAGGGGGAAGTTTTATACTCTCAGTTAGGAGGTAAAGTTTCTAAAAATGTTGAAGATGAAGATGATGAAATCTTCAGCCTGCAAAATAAAATGACTTTCGGTACCTTATTGGTTCCTGTTTCTGCTAAATATTTTATTACGGAAGGTTTATCTGTTTCTGCAGGTGCCAGTTTCGGATATATTCTTACTGCAAAATCTAAAACAGTGACTGATTTAGGACTGGGAGGAATAATTCCGGGATTAGAGCTTGGAGGTGATGATGAAAGAGATATTAAGGATCAGACAAACACATTCAACATTGCTCCGTTCCTTGGTGCTGAATATATGCTGGAAAACGGATTGTTCTTTGATGCCAGATATAATATGGGAATTTCCAACTTAGCTAAAAACTCTGTTAATGGAGAAAAAACGACGAACAGCTTTTTACAGGTAGGAGTAGGTTTCAAATTCGGAGGAAACTAA
- the rpsR gene encoding 30S ribosomal protein S18, with amino-acid sequence MAIDEMAKQASAGGESEVKFLTPLDINTKTDKKYCRFKKFGIKHVDYKDADFLLQFVNEQGKILPRRYTGTSLKYQRKVSAAIKRARHLSLLPYVADLLK; translated from the coding sequence ATGGCAATAGACGAAATGGCTAAACAAGCCTCTGCTGGAGGAGAATCAGAAGTAAAATTCCTTACTCCACTTGATATCAATACAAAAACTGATAAAAAGTACTGTAGATTCAAAAAATTCGGAATTAAGCACGTTGATTACAAAGATGCTGATTTCTTATTACAGTTCGTAAACGAGCAAGGTAAGATCTTACCAAGAAGATACACTGGAACTTCTTTAAAATACCAAAGAAAAGTTTCTGCTGCTATCAAAAGAGCAAGACACCTTTCTTTACTACCTTACGTAGCTGACTTATTGAAATAA
- the rpsF gene encoding 30S ribosomal protein S6: protein MNNYETVFILTPVLSDAQVEEAVKKFEDLLKEKNCEIVAKENWGLKKLAYPIQLKKNGFYTLIEFKGEGTVVADLELAFKRDERVIRYLTTKLDKHAIEYAVTRRTKVKAARA from the coding sequence ATGAACAATTACGAAACTGTTTTCATTTTAACTCCCGTTCTATCTGATGCTCAGGTAGAGGAAGCAGTGAAAAAATTTGAAGATCTTTTAAAAGAAAAGAACTGTGAAATCGTTGCCAAGGAAAACTGGGGATTAAAAAAATTAGCGTATCCAATCCAATTGAAAAAGAACGGATTCTATACTTTAATCGAGTTTAAAGGTGAAGGTACTGTAGTTGCTGATCTAGAATTAGCATTCAAACGTGACGAGAGAGTAATCCGTTACCTGACTACAAAACTTGACAAGCATGCTATTGAGTACGCTGTAACTAGAAGAACTAAAGTAAAAGCGGCTAGAGCTTAA
- a CDS encoding chloride channel protein, translating into MLKIFSLLRNGLKKSFDNIRNEQLKNNLLQAIPFWIGSVITGFFAVMYAKIFAWGEHLLNFMMNWHAWMIFIIAPIGFVLSWWLVKEFAPNAKGSGIPQVMAAVELANPKEHTKIRSLLSLKIIVFKIISSVVLVIGGGAVGREGPTIQIAGSVFRKVNEYLPHWWPKISKKNMIMTGAAAGLAAAFNTPLGGIVFAVEELSKTHINYFKTALFTAVIIAGLTAQTLAGSYLYLGYPKTNDVSLMVMFPIVLVAGTSGILASQLSVMMLKMNDWKKRKLTTDKANVVFLVLCALFIASIAYFINREILGSGKEIMERVLFTKDKHEEWYVPILRMLGPALSFTSGGAGGIFAPALTAGASIGSVISGAIHLTPNETNVVILAGMVAFLTGITRAPFTSAIIVLEMTDRHSLIFHLMLAGMVSSIVSILVSRHSLYDVIKVNFLTEIRKN; encoded by the coding sequence ATGCTGAAAATATTCTCTCTCCTGCGAAATGGCCTTAAAAAGTCTTTTGACAATATCCGGAACGAACAGCTGAAGAACAATCTGCTTCAGGCTATTCCTTTCTGGATAGGATCTGTCATTACAGGCTTTTTTGCAGTGATGTATGCGAAAATATTTGCCTGGGGAGAACATCTGCTGAACTTCATGATGAACTGGCACGCCTGGATGATCTTCATCATTGCTCCGATAGGTTTTGTTCTTTCGTGGTGGCTCGTGAAAGAATTTGCACCAAACGCCAAAGGAAGTGGTATTCCGCAGGTTATGGCAGCCGTGGAACTTGCCAATCCGAAGGAGCATACCAAAATCAGAAGTCTTTTAAGCCTTAAGATTATTGTCTTTAAAATCATTTCATCTGTTGTCCTGGTTATCGGAGGCGGAGCTGTAGGACGGGAAGGACCAACGATTCAGATCGCAGGGTCTGTATTCAGAAAGGTTAATGAATATCTTCCGCACTGGTGGCCAAAAATATCGAAGAAAAATATGATTATGACCGGTGCTGCGGCGGGACTTGCGGCGGCATTCAACACCCCTTTGGGAGGTATTGTATTCGCTGTGGAAGAGCTTTCCAAAACACATATTAATTATTTTAAAACTGCTTTATTTACGGCGGTAATCATTGCAGGCTTAACTGCTCAGACGTTAGCAGGATCCTATTTATACTTAGGGTACCCGAAAACAAATGATGTTTCTTTAATGGTGATGTTTCCTATTGTTCTTGTAGCAGGAACTTCCGGAATTCTGGCCAGCCAGCTTTCTGTCATGATGCTTAAAATGAATGACTGGAAAAAAAGAAAGCTTACCACCGATAAAGCCAATGTCGTTTTTCTGGTGCTTTGTGCCTTATTCATTGCTTCCATAGCCTACTTTATCAACAGGGAAATTCTTGGATCCGGAAAGGAGATTATGGAGCGTGTTCTTTTTACGAAAGATAAGCATGAAGAATGGTATGTTCCTATTTTAAGGATGCTTGGCCCTGCCCTTTCTTTTACTTCGGGTGGCGCAGGCGGAATCTTTGCTCCTGCCCTGACAGCAGGCGCCAGTATAGGTTCTGTGATTTCCGGTGCCATCCATTTAACACCCAATGAAACCAATGTGGTTATTCTTGCAGGAATGGTCGCTTTTCTTACCGGAATTACCAGAGCTCCTTTTACTTCAGCAATCATTGTCCTGGAAATGACGGACAGACATTCACTGATTTTTCACCTGATGCTAGCGGGAATGGTTTCTTCTATTGTTTCTATTCTGGTAAGCAGACATTCTTTGTATGATGTCATTAAAGTCAATTTTTTAACAGAAATTAGAAAAAACTAA
- a CDS encoding HlyD family secretion protein — MAKKQLTQKEKRINKTITLLAWILIISGITGMVSFFLFSRKNVTTNDAQIEQYITPVSSKVSGFIKTIQFEENQFVHKGDTLIIIDNREFVNQVKMAEAGLHANAENITTIESGVNTKESDSKIIDAKIASAKIDIWRTEQDFKRYKNLVSEDAATEQQFENVKASYEQAKTNLLALEQQKNAVKAGANEQQTKVAPVKSQIQQSSASLNNAKLFLSYTVITAPYDGWVGKKTIQEGQLIKEGQALVQIVSKEKWIIANYKETQLGQIDSKQEVIITADAYPDIEFKGRVTSVSPASGSQFSLVKPDNATGNFVKIEQRFPVKIILDNNKNNEKLLSGMNVLVSAKKI, encoded by the coding sequence ATGGCAAAGAAACAGCTTACACAAAAGGAAAAAAGAATCAATAAAACGATCACGCTGCTGGCCTGGATCCTGATCATCAGCGGGATTACCGGGATGGTAAGTTTCTTTCTTTTCTCCAGGAAGAATGTGACTACGAATGATGCCCAGATTGAACAGTATATCACCCCTGTTTCCAGTAAAGTTTCAGGATTTATTAAAACAATCCAGTTTGAAGAAAACCAGTTCGTTCACAAAGGCGACACATTGATTATAATAGATAACAGGGAATTTGTCAATCAGGTTAAAATGGCAGAAGCCGGACTTCATGCCAATGCTGAAAATATCACTACAATAGAAAGTGGTGTTAACACAAAGGAAAGTGATTCCAAGATCATTGATGCTAAGATTGCTTCTGCAAAAATCGATATATGGAGAACTGAGCAGGATTTTAAGAGATATAAAAATTTAGTTTCAGAAGATGCGGCCACCGAACAGCAGTTTGAAAATGTAAAAGCTTCATATGAACAGGCTAAAACCAATCTTTTAGCTTTGGAACAGCAAAAAAACGCTGTAAAAGCAGGTGCTAACGAGCAACAAACTAAGGTAGCTCCCGTTAAAAGCCAGATCCAGCAAAGCTCTGCCAGCCTGAATAATGCCAAACTTTTTCTTTCATATACCGTGATCACAGCTCCATACGACGGCTGGGTAGGAAAAAAAACAATTCAGGAAGGACAGTTGATTAAAGAAGGACAGGCTCTTGTACAGATTGTGAGCAAAGAAAAATGGATCATTGCCAATTATAAGGAAACCCAATTGGGGCAAATCGACTCGAAACAAGAGGTAATAATTACCGCAGATGCTTATCCTGACATTGAATTTAAAGGAAGAGTTACTTCTGTATCTCCTGCGTCTGGTTCACAGTTTTCATTGGTGAAACCGGATAATGCCACGGGAAATTTTGTTAAGATTGAGCAGCGGTTTCCAGTGAAAATTATCCTAGATAACAATAAAAATAACGAAAAGCTACTTTCCGGAATGAATGTTCTGGTGAGCGCGAAGAAAATATAA